Below is a window of Streptomyces genisteinicus DNA.
CTTCTCGGTGCCGACCGACGAGGCGCGCGGCCGGGTCGCCCTCTACCTCGCGGTGACCATGGCGCCGTTCACGCTCCTCGCGCCCGTGATCGGCCCGCTCCTCGACCGTCTCCCGCACGGACGGCGCGCGGCGATGGCGGGAGCGATGCTCGCACGGGCGCTGCTGGCGATCCTGATGTCCACCGCGGTGGCGACCGGCGGGCTGGAGCTGTATCCGGCGGCGCTGGGCGTCCTGGTGTCGTCCAAGGCGTACGGCGTGGTGCGCAGCGCGGTCGTACCGCGCCTGCTGCCACCGAAGTTCTCCCTGGTGAAGGCGAACTCGCGGGTGACGCTCGCCGGTCTGCTGGCCACGGGCATCGCCGCGCCCATCGGGGCCGGGCTCCAGATGATCGGTCCGCAGTGGCCGCTCTACGGGGCGTGCGCGCTGTTCCTGCTCGGGGCGTACTGGGCGTTCACGATGCCGCCGAAGGTCGATTCGGCGAAGGGCGAGCGCAAGGCGCACATGCTGACGCACGGCGAGAAGAAGCCGAGCCTGCGGACGGTGGGCCCGTCGGTGCTGCACGGCCTCCAGGCGAACGCGGCGCACCGGGCGCTCTCCGGGTTCCTGATCTTCTTCCTGGCGTTCCTGCTGCGGGAGCATCCGCTGGCCGGGCAGTCGGCGGCGGTCTCGCTGGGGATCGTGGGCGTCGCGGCCGGCGCGGGGAACGCGATCGGCACGGCGGTGGGCGCGTGGCTCAGAGCACGCGGACCCGAGATGATCATCGTCACGATGCTGACGCTGGTCCTCTCGGCGGCCGTCCTCGCCGCGATCTTCTTCGGCGCGGGCATGGTGGCGGTCCTGACGGCGGCCGCGGGCTTCTCGCAGGCGCTGTCGAAGCTGTCGCTGGACGCGCTGATCCAGCGCGATGTGCCGGAACAGGTGCGCACGTCGGCGTTCGCGCGCTCGGAGACGCTTCTCCAGATGGCGTGGGTGGTGGGCGGCGCGATCGGGATCGCGCTGCCGCTCAACGGCGTGGTCGGCATGTCGGTGGCGGCGGGCATCCTGGCGGCGGGCGCGCTGGCGGCGGACCGGGGTCTGCTCTCGGCCGCGCGCCGACGCGGCGGCGGCAGCGCCCGCCCCCGCGTCGCCTGACCGGACGGTCGGCCCAGCCGCCTGACCGGATTGCCGGCCGGGACCGTCCGATACGACCGGACCGCCCGGCCGGATCGCCCGGCCCCGGCGGGGCGGCTGCCCGGCTGCCCGCACCCGCCCGCGCCCCGCGGCCGACACGCGCGGCGCGCCGGGCAGCGGTGCGGCCTGCCCGGCGGGGCGCGCGGGGCGCAGGGCGCGCCCGCGGCACGGCCGCCGCCGCGGGACGGGAGGCGCCCCCGGCGCACGGTGCGCGGCCGGTCCGGCCCGAAGGGTCCGGCGGCCGCCGCCGCGGGCCCTGGCGTACGTCCCCGCGGGGGCAACGGCACGCCGCGCCGTACCCCCGCGACGCGGGGCCGACCGGGACCGATAGCCTTCGGGCCATGACCGTTGCGTTCTACTCCGGCCGCCGCCGCCGGGCCGCCGCCGCCCTCGGCGCCGTGTCCGCCGGGCTGCTCGTCCTCTCCGCCTGCGACAAGCCGACCCCGCTCGTGACCGTGACGGTCGGTACGGAATCCGTCAACGCCGAGGCCACCTGCTACAACGACGGCGAGGCGATCAAGGAGTCCGAGGTGCAGAAGTGCCTCACCGAGGGCACTCCCACCAAGATCAAGTTCGCCGTCGACGACAAGGTCCGCCTCGGCGTCGACCCGGAGATCGCCGAGAACGGCTGGACCCTCCTGTTCGGCGCGCAGCCGGTGGAGCAGGAGCCGTTCAAGAAGACGTACCGGACCATCCCGGGCAACGCCTTCTTCTCCTCGCAGACCGGGGAGACGACCGACAAGGCCGACGTCAACATCATGGAGACGAACGGCACCAAGGTCATCGGGATCTACCGGTTCCAGTTCGAGAAGTCCTCCTGACCGGCAGGACCCCGCGATGCGCGTACTCGTCGTGACCGCCGTGGCGGCGGAGGCCGAAGCCGTCGCCGCCACGGAGGAGACCGGCACCCTGCTGAGGGGCGGGTACGCGATCACCCGGACCCCGGGCCTGCACGTGCTCGCGGCCGGAGTCGGCCCGGCCGCCGCCGCGGCCGGCACCGCCACGGCACTGGCCCTCGCGGACGAGCCGTACGCGCTCGTCGTCTCGGCCGGCATCGGCGGCGGCTTCACCGGCCGCGCCCCGCTCGGCTCCCTCGTCGTCTCCGACGCGATCGTCGCCGCCGACCTCGGCGCCGACACTCCCGACGGCTATCTCCCCGTCGACGAACTCGGCTTCGGACGCACCGTCCACCACCCGCCCGCCGCCCTGTCCGCGCACGCCGCCGACGCCCTGGGCGCGGCGCACGCGCCGGTGCTGACGGTCTCCACGGTGACCGGCACCGCCGGACGCGCCGCCGAGCTGGCGGCCCGTCACCCGCGGGCGGCCGCCGAGGCGATGGAGGGCTTCGGGGTGGCCGAGGCCGCCGCCGTGCACGGAGTGCCCGTCATCGAGATCCGCGCGGTCTCCAACGCCGTCGGCCCGCGCGACCGCGCCGCCTGGCGCATCGGCGACGCGCTCGCCGCACTGCGCGACGGCTTCCGCCGGCTCACCCCCGTACTCCAGGAGCACCTGTGACCCTGCAGATCGCCTACTCGCCCTGCCCGAACGACACCTTCGTCTTCGACGCCTGGGCGCACGGACGGGTGCCGGGCGCGCCCGGGCTGGACGTCACGTTCGCGGACATCGACATCACCAACGGCATGGCGGAGCGCGGCGAGTACGACGTGCTGAAGGTGTCGTACGCGGTGCTGCCGTGGGTGCTGGACGAGTACGCCCTGCTGCCGTGCGGCGGCGCGCTCGGGCGCGGCTGCGGGCCGCTGGTGCTGACCCGGGAGCCCGGGGTGGACCTGCGGGGCCGCACGGTCGCCGTGCCCAGCGAGCGCTCGACCGCCTACCTGCTGTTCCGGCTGTGGGCCGCCGACGCCGTCCCGGGCGGGATCGGCGAGGTGGTCGTGATGCCGTTCCACGAGATCATGCCGGCGGTGCGCGACGGCGCGGTGGACGCCGGGCTCGTCATCCACGAGGCGCGCTTCACCTACCAGCAGTACGGCCTCCACTCGCTCGCCGACATGGGCGAGCACTGGGAGACGACGACCGGGCTGCCGATCCCGCTCGGCGCGATCATCGCCAAGCGGTCGCTCGGCGCCGAAACCCTGGAACTGCTGGCCGCCTCGGCCCGCACCTCCGTGCGCATGGCCTGGGACGACCCCGAGGCCTCCCGCCCCTATGTGCAGGCGCACGCACAGGAGATGGACCCGGCCGTCGCCGACCAGCACATCGGTCTGTACGTGAACGAGTTCACCCACGACCTGGGGGTGGACGGCTACGCGGCCGTGCGCGGGCTCCTGACGCGCGCGGCGGCCGAGGGGCTGGTGCCGCCCCTCGGCCCCGACGCGCTCGCGTTCGTCTGACCGCACGACCGGCCGCACGTCCCGGCAGCACGTCCCCGCACGTCGGGCCGCACGCGCACGTCACCACCGCACGCGCCCGCGTGCGGTGGGTGGGGGTGGGGTGCGGTGACCGGTGGTCGGTGGTGGAACGAGTGCGGGCGGACGGCCGGGGCCGCCTGCGCGTCCGCGGCGGCCCGCCGGCCGCGGCGGCTCAGACGTCGAGCTGGTCGGCCACCGCGCGCAGCAGACCGGCGATCTTCTTGCCCTGGGTCTTCTCCGGGTAGCGGCCGCGCTCCAGCATCGGCGTGATGTTCTCCAGCAGCGTCGTCAGGTCCTGCACGATGGAGGCCAGCTCGTCCGGCTTGCGGCGCTGGGCCGCCGCCACCGACGGGGTCGGGTCGAGCAGGGTCACCGAGAGCGCCTGGTCGCCGCGCTGTCCGGCGACGACGCCGAACTCGACTCGCTGGCCGGGCTTGAGCACGTCGACCCCGGACGGGAGCACTGAGGAGTGGACGAAGACGTCACCGCCGTCGTCGCGGGAGAGAAAGCCGAAGCCCTTCTCGCTGTTGAACCACTTGACCTTGCCGGTAGGCACGTCTGTCCTCGTCCTCGTACTCGTGGGGCGCTGGGGGCACCGCATGTCGGGCGCCGAAAAACGGCTCTGGATAGCACTACAGCGGGTCGCCTGACCCGCCACCCCCAAGGCTAATGGTCCAGAGGCCGGTGACAAGACGTCCTCGACCGGTTCCTACGCGCAAGGGAATACCCTGGCCGAATGACTGCTACTCCTCAGGCCACGGCACCCGCACCGGGCGACGGACTGGTGCGCGTCGGCGCGATCGTCTTCATCGTCGGGGCGGTGGCCACACTGGTCACCGTGGCCCCGCTGTTCCTGGGAACGGAACCGTTTCCCTCGATCGCGTACGCCGTGTGCATGCTGATGGGCGTCGGGTTCGTGATCGCCGCGGCGGGCGTGCTGCGCTCGATCGCCGCCCAGCGGCGACAGGCCGGATCCGGTCGTTCCTGACCCGGCCTCCGCCGCACCTCGCCCGCCGCGGCCCCGTGCGCCGAGGTGACGCCCCCGCCCCGCCGCCCCCAGGAGCCACCGCGCTCAGGACTCGGCGCGCTCAGGACCCGGCGCGGAGATGACCGTCCAGCCATGCCGGGAACGCGGTGAGGTCGGCGAGGACCACGTCGGCGCCGGCCTCGCGCAGGGTGGCGGCGTCGCAGGGGCCGGTGGGCACCCCGACCGAGAGCGCGCCCGCGGCCAGCGCGCCCCGGACGTCGCCCACGTGGTCGCCGACGTACACGCCCGCGCCGTGCTCGCGCAGCGCCTCCGCCTTGGCCTCCGCCCACAGCCAGCCGATCGTCTCGTCCGGCTCGATGCCGAGGTGTTCGAGGTGGAGCTCGGCGTTCGGCTCGTGCTTGGCCGTGACGACGATCGCCCGGCCCCCGGCGGCCCGCACCGCGTCGACTGCCTCCCGCGCCCCGGGCATCGCGAGCGTCGGCTCGATGGCGTACTCCGGGTAGAGCTCCCGGTAGCGGTCGCTCATCTCCTGGATCCGCTCGTCCGGGAACCAGTGCGCCAACTCCTGCTCCAGGGGCGGCCCGAGACGCGTGACCGCCAGATCGGCGTCTATCCGCACCCCGGTCTCGGCGGACAGCGCCCGATAGGCGGCGTGGATGCCGGGGCGCGAGTCGATGAGCGTCATGTCGAGGTCGAAGCCGACGGTGAGAGGGGCGGCGGCGGGGTGTGTGGTCATGGCACCCATTGTGCGGGGAGGTGTCCGCGGCGCGGGAGGGCGCCGCGGACGGGGCCGCCGGGCCGGGCGGGCGGCCCTCCCGCGGGGCGTCGCCCCCGTACCGCCCGGGGCACGGCTCCGTCAGGGATCGCGGCGGGCGCGCCAGAGGAGGAAGAGGGCGGACGCCACCGCGGCGCCCTTCAGGACCCACGGCCACGTCTGAGTCAGCGCGTCGCGCATCGCGCCCTCCGGGACCGCCTCCCCCCAGCGTCCGTTCACCCGGCCCCACAGCCACAGCAGGCCGCCCGCCACCGCCGCGCCGGGGAGGACGAGGAGGGCGACCTTGGTCTGCGCCGCGTTCAGACGGCGTGAGCCGTACGCGATGAGCCAGCCGCCGGCCAGCGGGATGAAGGACCCGAGGACCGCCCCGGCGAGGAGGAGCACCGCGCCCAGCAGGAGCAGCGGATGCCCCAGCCGCCGTCCGGCCCCCGGCAGGACCTCCGCCCGGCGGCGCAGCCGCGGCCGCCACCGCCGGGTCCGCCCCGCGGGGACCGCCTCCGCGGCACCGGGGTCTGTCTCGGCGTCCGCGTCCCCTTCCCCGTCCGGCGCGTCGCGCTCGTCGTCCTCGCGCGGCGGGCGCAGTATCTCCGGGATCTCGACGCCTCCCGTGAAGCCCGCGACCCGGTCACCCGGGCCGAACGGGCCGGGGTCGATCCGCCACCAGTCCGGTTCCGAGCCGGAGGGGCCGAGTTCGTCCGTGCCCGCGAGGTGCGGGGGCGAGGCGGCCGGGGGCGCCGGCGGGGCGTCGGGCGTACGGGGACGGGGTGCCCGGAACCGCAGCCGCTGGCGCGGCACCGGCGGCCCCGGCGCGTCGCCGGCCGCCTCCCCGCGCGCGTCGACGGCCCCCTCGGCGGGGCGGTCGGCGGGGCGGTGCACCGGCTCCGCGGGGGCGGTCGGCGGGGCGCCGCCGCCCTCCTCCGCGGCCGCCGCCACGACCTCGTCGGGTGTGCCGAGCCGTCCGAGGATGCGGCGGACGCCGGCGGGCGTGTTCCCCCCGGTCCTGGTCCGCTGCCGGTCGATCTCGCCCCGGAGCGAGGTCACCAGGCGCATGCGCGACCCGGACGGGAGCTGAGCCTGCTGGGCCAGGTCGCCGACCCGGCTCAGATAGTCGAAGACGAGCTGGTCGCTCTCGATCCCCACGGGCGTTCCCCTGCTGTTCCCGGCGTGGCACCGGTCGGCCCGGCGCGACGCCGCCGGTGTGCGCGACGAGGGCGGCCGGGGCCGCCCTGCCCCCGACGGTAGCGTTCCAGCGGCTACCGTGGGGCGGATGGGGACGATGCCCGATTCACGTGGCGGCTCGCACGCCGACCGTACGGCGCCGCGCACGCTCGCGGAGGCGCTGCGCGCCCGCGCCGACGAGGAGCTGGCCGCGCTGCTGCGCGCACGCCCCGATCTGCTGAGCCCGGTACCGAACGACGTCACCCAGCTCGCCACCCGGGCCGGCACCAGGGCGTCCGTGGTGCGCGCGCTGGAGC
It encodes the following:
- a CDS encoding 1,4-dihydroxy-6-naphthoate synthase — encoded protein: MTLQIAYSPCPNDTFVFDAWAHGRVPGAPGLDVTFADIDITNGMAERGEYDVLKVSYAVLPWVLDEYALLPCGGALGRGCGPLVLTREPGVDLRGRTVAVPSERSTAYLLFRLWAADAVPGGIGEVVVMPFHEIMPAVRDGAVDAGLVIHEARFTYQQYGLHSLADMGEHWETTTGLPIPLGAIIAKRSLGAETLELLAASARTSVRMAWDDPEASRPYVQAHAQEMDPAVADQHIGLYVNEFTHDLGVDGYAAVRGLLTRAAAEGLVPPLGPDALAFV
- a CDS encoding futalosine hydrolase, with amino-acid sequence MRVLVVTAVAAEAEAVAATEETGTLLRGGYAITRTPGLHVLAAGVGPAAAAAGTATALALADEPYALVVSAGIGGGFTGRAPLGSLVVSDAIVAADLGADTPDGYLPVDELGFGRTVHHPPAALSAHAADALGAAHAPVLTVSTVTGTAGRAAELAARHPRAAAEAMEGFGVAEAAAVHGVPVIEIRAVSNAVGPRDRAAWRIGDALAALRDGFRRLTPVLQEHL
- a CDS encoding MFS transporter, which translates into the protein MATARSSDDTGPLRRAGRAVGRALHRPFTGTARGIRKATHAHGAGESGLGKLIELHAVNGAGDVMITVALASTVFFSVPTDEARGRVALYLAVTMAPFTLLAPVIGPLLDRLPHGRRAAMAGAMLARALLAILMSTAVATGGLELYPAALGVLVSSKAYGVVRSAVVPRLLPPKFSLVKANSRVTLAGLLATGIAAPIGAGLQMIGPQWPLYGACALFLLGAYWAFTMPPKVDSAKGERKAHMLTHGEKKPSLRTVGPSVLHGLQANAAHRALSGFLIFFLAFLLREHPLAGQSAAVSLGIVGVAAGAGNAIGTAVGAWLRARGPEMIIVTMLTLVLSAAVLAAIFFGAGMVAVLTAAAGFSQALSKLSLDALIQRDVPEQVRTSAFARSETLLQMAWVVGGAIGIALPLNGVVGMSVAAGILAAGALAADRGLLSAARRRGGGSARPRVA
- a CDS encoding HAD family hydrolase, whose amino-acid sequence is MTTHPAAAPLTVGFDLDMTLIDSRPGIHAAYRALSAETGVRIDADLAVTRLGPPLEQELAHWFPDERIQEMSDRYRELYPEYAIEPTLAMPGAREAVDAVRAAGGRAIVVTAKHEPNAELHLEHLGIEPDETIGWLWAEAKAEALREHGAGVYVGDHVGDVRGALAAGALSVGVPTGPCDAATLREAGADVVLADLTAFPAWLDGHLRAGS
- a CDS encoding cold-shock protein; the encoded protein is MPTGKVKWFNSEKGFGFLSRDDGGDVFVHSSVLPSGVDVLKPGQRVEFGVVAGQRGDQALSVTLLDPTPSVAAAQRRKPDELASIVQDLTTLLENITPMLERGRYPEKTQGKKIAGLLRAVADQLDV
- a CDS encoding DUF2771 domain-containing protein, with protein sequence MTVAFYSGRRRRAAAALGAVSAGLLVLSACDKPTPLVTVTVGTESVNAEATCYNDGEAIKESEVQKCLTEGTPTKIKFAVDDKVRLGVDPEIAENGWTLLFGAQPVEQEPFKKTYRTIPGNAFFSSQTGETTDKADVNIMETNGTKVIGIYRFQFEKSS